One window from the genome of Plasmodium reichenowi strain SY57 chromosome 8, whole genome shotgun sequence encodes:
- a CDS encoding hypothetical protein (conserved Plasmodium protein, unknown function) yields MRKESFLFFIYTLNLLMNGFFCYGGKVKKNKHLRNLLKTLTDRVETNDGENEYARLTQTPVINMNLEKTIFKTSLQDILVEPYAEKIKESISKNAYEISKEKENLDEIRYYNDNLIKLNNILIERENEEKKKKRKNIQLENKLRNRYFHYLQDQDYGFSIFPVYKTFESNPLHFDNNIMSSLLPHELLDKGILLNKQTVENSEKILHYPERGDTIYEI; encoded by the coding sequence ATGAGAAAAGAAtcgtttttattttttatttacacATTAAACTTGTTGATGAATGGCTTTTTTTGTTATGGCGGAAAagtaaaaaagaataagCACTTGAGGAATTTACTAAAAACATTGACGGATAGGGTTGAGACAAACGACGGAGAAAACGAATATGCACGTTTAACACAAACACctgttataaatatgaatttagaaaaaacaatttttaAGACATCCTTGCAAGACATTCTTGTTGAGCCTTATGCAGAAAAGATTAAAGAAAGTATATCGAAAAATGCTTATGAAATAAGTAAGGAGAAAGAAAACTTGGATGAAATaagatattataatgataatttaattaaattaaacaatatattaatagaacgagaaaatgaagaaaaaaagaaaaaaagaaaaaatattcaactagaaaataaattacGAAATAgatattttcattatttacaAGATCAGGATTATGGATTTAGTATTTTCCCTGTGTATAAAACTTTTGAATCCAATCCATTAcattttgataataatataatgagCTCATTATTACCACATGAGTTATTAGATAAGGGTATTTTGTTAAATAAACAAACTGTAGAAAATTCTGAAAAAATTCTTCATTATCCTGAGAGGGGCGATACAATATAcgaaatataa